In a genomic window of Phacochoerus africanus isolate WHEZ1 chromosome 6, ROS_Pafr_v1, whole genome shotgun sequence:
- the ZNF644 gene encoding zinc finger protein 644 isoform X1, translated as MRLFLQRDVNKTKSRLDVLNGLANDMDDLKTDSGAPGAEEGLLADDGFPSDGESGARAPRDCQASFQKSSARALPEELCKGKSEKASSGGQSTRLTHAGAPPVASENCVLPKGAAVNGPVSHASVTKTAHVNKGSVSLTTGQPVDQPATESCSTLKVAADLPLSPPQKASQHQVLFLLSDVAHAKTPTHSIKKLPTSASVGCDIQNSVGSSVKSESTLMHHVEVGEDREDGLVKDGCVSTLTGISSGTDEFRSENDASWDPQKEFIQFLITNEDTVDTAPVHSKVGLEKKRKRKMDVSKITRYTEDCFSDSHCVPGKSKLPEADFMEQNEELQAIDSQKYAFSKVKPESADEDLESVEAFQHLMYSPDKCGEDSSPVHTSTFLSNSLKKKCEESDSESPATFSTEEPSFYPCTKCNVNFREKKHLHRHMMYHLDGNSHFRHLNVPRPYACRECGRTFRDRNSLLKHMIIHQERRQKLMEEIRELKELQDEGRSARLQCPQCVFGTNCPKTFVQHAKTHEKDKRYYCCEECNFMAVTENELECHRGIAHGAVVKCPIVSSDAAQRKTQKKAFMKDSVIGSSKKSAAYVCKMCPFTTSARSILKKHTEYLHSSSCTDSLGSPLGLDKRKSDILEEPIDIDSPKPLTKHQSTTFPKNSALKQDVKPTFGTSSQASNFSKFHKRPHRVQKARKSIAQSGVNVCSPNSSPRETVRIRNSIDQKPKYFHQAAKEKSNAKANSNYLYRHKYENYRMIKKSGESYPLHFKKEDASSLNSLHLFSSSNNSRNSFISDPHNSDTKRPEGFKDHRRVAVKRVAKESKKESSVGGEDLDSYPDFLHKMTVVVLQKLNSAEKKDSYETEDESSWDNVELGDYTTQTIEDETYHDINREHVSLFPLFKNKVDGQEPGANATLSYDQNDGFYFEYYEDAGANNFLHEIHDPQHLENAETSLSKHSSVFHWTDLSLEKKSCPYCPATFETGVGLSNHVRGHLHRAGLSYEARHVVSPEQIATSDKMQHFKRTGTGTPVKRVRKAIEKSETTSEHTCQLCGGWFDTKIGLSNHVRGHLKRLGKTKWDAHKSPICVLNEMMQNEEKYEKILKALNSRRIIPRPFVAQKLASNDDFLSQNVIPLEAYRNGLKTEALSVSASEEEGLSFLNEYDETKPELPSGRKNQSLTLIELLKNKRMGEERNTSVSPQKIHSQTARKRFVQKCVLPLNEDSPLMYQPQKMDFAMHSALDCKQKKSRSRSGSKKKMLTLPHGADEVYILRCRFCGLVFRGPLSVQEDWIKHLQRHIVNANLPRTGAGMVEVTSLLKKPASLTETSFSLLMAEAAS; from the exons ACTAGATGTGTTAAATGGGCTTGCCAACGATATGGATGACTTGAAGACAGACAGCGGCGCTCCTGGGGCTGAGGAGGGACTCCTAGCTGACGACGGTTTCCCCTCCGACGGGGAGAGTGGAGCTCGTGCACCGAGAGACTGCCAGGCGTCATTTCAGAAGAGCAGTGCGCGCGCCCTGCCTGAAGAACTCTGCAAGGGCAAATCTGAAAAGGCCTCAAGTGGGGGCCAGTCTACTCGATTGACACACGCTGGTGCTCCTCCTGTCGCTAGTGAAAACTGTGTCTTGCCTAAAGGAGCTGCCGTTAATGGACCCGTTTCCCATGCCTCCGTAACTAAGACTGCTCATGTGAATAAAGGCAGTGTTTCCTTAACCACTGGACAGCCTGTGGATCAGCCAGCGACAGAATCGTGTTCAACTCTGAAGGTGGCAGCTGATCTTCCGCTGTCTCCACCACAGAAAGCAAGTCAACACCAAGTTCTGTTTTTGTTATCAGATGTAGCACATGCTAAGACTCCAACCCATTCCATTAAAAAACTACCTACCTCTGCCTCAGTTGGTTGTGACATTCAGAATTCAGTAGGAAGTAGTGTAAAGTCGGAGAGCACTTTAATGCATCACGTAGAGGTCGGTGAGGACAGAGAAGACGGACTGGTAAAAGACGGCTGTGTCAGTACGTTAACAGGTATTTCCTCAGGTACCGATGAATTTAGGTCAGAAAATGATGCCAGCTGGGATCCCCAGAAAGAGTTCATTCAGTTTCTTATAACTAATGAAGAcacagtggatacagctccagtTCACTCTAAAGTAGGtctagaaaagaagagaaaacgaAAAATGGATGTAAGTAAGATAACTCGTTACACTGAGGACTGCTTTAGTGATTCTCATTGTGTCCCTGGTAAATCAAAGCTGCCGGAAGCAGACTTCATGGAACAGAATGAAGAGCTTCAAGCAATAGACTCCCAGAAATATGCGTTCTCCAAAGTGAAACCCGAATCAGCTGATGAGGACTTGGAATCCGTGGAGGCCTTTCAACATCTAATGTATAGCCCAGATAAGTGTGGAGAAGACAGTTCACCTGTTCATACTAGCACTTTCCTTTCAAATTCCTTAAAGAAGAAATGTGAAGAGAGTGATTCTGAGTCACCTGCTACTTTCAGCACCGAAGAGCCATCGTTCTACCCCTGTACCAAGTGCAATGTGAATTTTAGGGAGAAAAAGCACCTCCACAGGCATATGATGTATCATTTAGATGGGAATAGTCACTTTCGCCACCTTAATGTCCCGAGACCATATGCTTGTAGAGAATGTGGGCGGACGTTTCGAGATCGTAACTCACTACTAAAGCATATGATTATTCaccaagaaagaagacagaagctGATGGAGGAAATTCGTGAACTGAAAGAGCTTCAGGACGAAGGCAGAAGTGCCCGGTTGCAGTGCCCGCAGTGTGTGTTTGGTACCAATTGCCCTAAAACGTTTGTGCAGCATGCTAAAACCCacgaaaaagacaaaaggtacTACTGCTGTGAGGAGTGCAACTTCATGGCAGTGACGGAAAATGAATTGGAATGCCATCGCGGAATCGCCCATGGAGCTGTGGTAAAATGCCCCATCGTCAGCTCCGATGCAGCCCAGAGGAAGACGCAAAAAAAGGCTTTCATGAAAGACTCCGTCATAGGATCCTCCAAAAAATCAGCTGCCTACGTGTGTAAGATGTGTCCTTTCACTACTTCAGccagaagtattttaaaaaaacacacggAGTACTTGCATTCGTCATCATGCACTGACTCGTTGGGCAGCCCGCTTGGACTTGATAAGAGAAAAAGTGACATCCTGGAAGAACCGATAGATATTGATAGTCCTAAACCATTAACTAAACACCAGTCAACAACCTTTCCAAAGAATTCTGCTTTAAAACAAGATGTAAAGCCAACATTCGGAACATCCTCCCAGGCgagtaatttttcaaaattccatAAGCGGCCCCACAGAGTGCAGAAAGCTCGGAAAAGCATTGCGCAGTCAGGTGTAAATGTATGCAGTCCAAACAGTTCTCCTCGTGAGACTGTTAGGATTAGAAACAGCATCGACCAAAAACCTAAGTATTTCCATCAGGCAGCAAAGGAAAAATCTAATGCCAAGGCAAATAGCAACTATTTATACAGACATAAATATGAAAACTACAGGATGATCAAAAAATCAGGTGAATCATATCCTCTGCATTTCAAAAAAGAAGACGCTAGTTCATTGAATTCTCTACATCTGTTTTCATCATCAAATAATTCTCGCAATAGTTTTATTTCAGACCCTCATAACTCTGACACCAAAAGGCCAGAAGGCTTCAAAGACCACAGACGTGTAGCTGTAAAGAGAGTAGCTAAGGAATCTAAGAAGGAAAGTTCTGTTGGAGGAGAAGACTTGGATAGCTATCCAGATTTCTTGCATAAAATGACCGTTGTTGTTTTGCAAAAACTCAATTCTGCTGAGAAGAAAGACAGCTATGAAACCGAAGATGAAAGTTCCTGGGATAACGTTGAGCTCGGTGACTACACTACACAGACTATAGAAGATGAAACCTACCATGACATCAATCGGGAACACGTCAGCTTATTCCCTCTGTTTAAAAACAAGGTGGACGGTCAAGAGCCTGGAGCAAATGCCACCCTTAGTTATGATCAGAACGATGGCTTTTATTTCGAATATTACGAAGACGCTGGAGCGAATAACTTTTTGCATGAGATCCATGACCCTCAGCatttagaaaatgcagaaacttCACTGTCCAAGCATAGCTCTGTTTTTCATTGGACGGATTTGTCGCTGGAGAAGAAGTCATGTCCTTACTGCCCAGCAACATTTGAAACAGGCGTTGGGCTGTCAAATCACGTCCGAGGACATCTTCACCGAGCGGGCCTGAGCTATGAGGCCCGGCACGTCGTATCGCCAGAGCAAATAGCCACCAGTGACAAAATGCAGCATTTCAAAAGAACCGGCACAGGAACACCCGTTAAGCGAGTTAGAAAAG ctatAGAGAAGTCTGAAACCACTTCTGAACACACTTGTCAGCTCTGTGGTGGTTGGTTTGATACTAAAATTGGATTATCAAATCACGTTAGAGGCCACCTGAAAAGACTTGGGAAGACCAAATGGGATGCTCACAAATCTCCAATCTGTGTTCTGAATGAGATGAtgcaaaatgaggaaaaatacgAAAAAATCTTAAAGGCATTGAACAGTCGTCGTATTATTCCTAGACCGTTTGTAGCTCAAAAACTCGCGTCAAATGATGACTTTCTGTCTCAAAATGTTATACCTCTTGAAGCATACCGTAATGGCCTAAAGACGGAAGCTTTATCAGTGTCCGCATCAGAGGAAGAAGGGTTGAGTTTCTTAAATGAATATGATGAAACAAAACCAGAACTGCCCAGTGGAAGAAAGAATCAGTCTCTTACACTGATAGaactgcttaaaaataaaaggatgggaGAAGAGAGGAATACTTCCGTTTCTCCTCAAAAGATCCATAGTCAGACTGCAAGAAAGAGATTTGTTCAGAAGTGTGTTCTTCCACTGAACGAAGATAGTCCATTGATGTATCAGCCACAGAAAATGGACTTCGCTATGCACT